CGGGACGCGAGAGCGGTCTGTGTTCACACAGTACGTCCGCGGACTCACATATAGGTCCCGCTACGGTCACATCGATCGGTTCAGCGTCCTCAGCCCCGGAAAGGTTCGATATCGCGTGATACGCGTCATACATCGCCGGACGGAGCAACGTCGTCATTCCAGCGTCGATTCCGACGACCGTCGCGTCGCGCGCTTGCTTGACCGTGTTGATCGTCGTCAGGAGGACGCCCGCGTCGGCGACGACGTACCGGCCGGGTTCGACAGCGAGTGTCGCCCCGACCTCGCCGAGCGCCTCGCGGGTCGCCTCCGCGACCGCTTCCAGATCCAGCGGCGGTTCGTCCTCCTCGTAGGGGACGCCGAAGCCGCCGCCGACGTCGACGAATTCGAGCGGGCCGACGCGCGATTCGACCTCGCGGGCGAGGTCTCCCATCCGACGCACCAGTTCGCGGTGCGCCGAGAGGTCCTCGCCGGAGATGCCGCTGCCGGCGTGGGCGTGGACGCCGACGAGGTCGAACTCCTCGGCCCACCGGGTAGCGAGGTCGGCGACGCGCTCGATCGGAATCCCGAACTTCGCGTTCGCACCCGTCGATACCTTCTCGTGGTGACCCGCGCCGACGTCCGGATTCGCTCGGATGCAGAGCCGGCCGTCGAAGCCGCGCTCGTGGAGCCGGTCGACCGTGTCTTCCGCGCCGACGGTGATCGTCAGTTCCGGGTGCTCGCGCCAGCGCTCGACGACGAGATCGAGGTCGCCGGCGGGCGGGTTGACCGCCGTGTACTGGACCCGGTCGCCGGGGAACCCGGCGACGAACGCGCGCTCGACTTCCCCGGCGGAGGCGCACTCAGCGTCGAGTCCCGCCTCGCGGACGGTCCGCAACACGGACTGACCGGCGTGGGCCTTCACCGCGTACTTGACGTCCGCGTCGGCGAACGCGCTCCGCAGTCGCGCGCAGTTCTCCGCGACTCGATCGAGGTCGACGACGTACAGCGGGGTCTCGTACTCCCCGGCGAGCGCGACGAGTCGCTCCTCGTCCCACGCGTCGAGGCGTCTGACCGCCGGCCCGCCGTCGGCCTCGCCCGCGTTCATTCCCGCAGCGCCTCCTCGCGACGGGTCTTATCGAGCGTGTCGTCCTCGATGTCGAGGGCGACGACCGCGGGCTTGTACGCGCCCGACTCGAAGAGGTCGTGGTCGCCGAGCGAGGACTCGACGTAGCGGGTGAACGCGCGGCGGTCGGACGGGAGCTCGCCGTAGATGACCTCCTCCTCGACGAGGTCGTAGACGGGAATCCGCGGGCTGAGAAGCGTGTTCTCGCCGACGACGGTGTTCTCGCCGACGTGGAACCCGGAGGTGACGCGGCAGCCCGCGCCCAGCGAGACGCCGTCCTCGACGATCACGGGCGCGTCCTCGACGGGTTCGAGCACGCCGCCGATCAGCGTGTTCGCACCGAGCTTGACGCCCTCACCGAGCTGCGCGCACGAACCGACGGTGTCACAGGAGTCGACGAGCGTGCCGTCGCCGACGTGCGCGCCGATGTTGACGAACGACGGCGACATCATAATGCAGTCGGAGCCGAGGTACGCGCCGCGGCGGATCGCCGTGCCGTCGGGCGTGTTGCGCGTGCCCCGGCCGCCGAGGTCCGTCGTCGAGCGCAGCGGCAGGACGTCGTAGTAGGTGACGTCGCCGTACTCGCGGGGGAGCGTCTCTCGCAGGCCGAAATTGAGGAGAATGCCCCGCTTGACCCACTCGTTGACGACCCAACCGTCCGGGCCGCTCTCTCCCACCTGCTCGGCCGCCCGCACGTCGCCCGTTTCGAGGGCCTCGAGGAACGCGTCGAGCGTCGAGCGCGCCGCCGACCCCGCGCTCGCGGCGTCGACCTCGTCGTCCTGATAGCGCTGCCACAGATCTTCTACGTCGGATTCCAAGCTCATCGTGAATCAGTGTCTCTGTCGTCGTCGTCTCCGTCGGCGTCTAAGACTTCGTCGAAATCGTACCGGCCCGCGTCGCGGCCGGCCAGCCACGTCGCCGCGTCGAGCGCGCCCGCGGCGAAGATGCCCCGGGAACCCGCGCGGTGGGTCAGTTCCAGTACTTCGTCGTTGCCGGCGAGAAGGACTTCGTGCTCGCCGGTCACATCGCCCGCGCGGCGGGCGTGGACGCCGATCTCGTCGCCCTCGCGGGGCTGCTCGCCCACGCGGCCGTGGACGCGCTCGGCGTCGTCCTCGCGGCTCTCGCTCGCTCCGCGCGCCTCGTCGATGTCGTCGAGGATCGTCAGCGCGGTTCCCGACGGGGCGTCGCGCTTGCCGTTGTGGTGCGTCTCCGTCACCTCGATGTCGTAGCCGGGCAGGGCGGCGACGGCCTCGCGGACCGCGCGCCGGAGCGCGGCGACGCCCCGCGAGAAGTTCGACGCGCGCAGGAAGGGAACCTCGCTCGCGACGGCGTCCAGCGCCGCCTCGCCCGCCTCGTCGTAGCCGGTGGTGCCGACGACGACAGCGACGCCGTTGTCCGCGGCCGCTCGGAGGTACTCGACGCTCGCCTCGGGGACGGTGAAGTCGACGAGGACGTCGACGTCGTGTTCCGCGAACGCCGCGCCGAGGTCGTCGTCCGCGACGACCGCGTCGGGTGCGTTCGGAGCGTCGCCGCTCGGGACGGCCTCGGGCGTTCGACTCGCCGCCAGCACGAAGCCGACGTCGTGGTTGTCGGCCGCGGCGGTGAGCAGTTCGCCGCCCATCCGACCGCTCGCGCCGGTGATCGCGACGGTGAGACCGCTGCCCATTCAGACGGCCTCCGTGGCTTCCGTTTCTCGGCCTTCGTCGAGGTCCGTGAGTACCTGTTCGAGTTCCGCTCGGTGTTCCGGCTCGATCTCGGTCAGCGGCGGGCGGAGCGCGCCGGAGTTGTGCCCGCGGATCTCCATAGCGGCCTTCACCGGAATCGGGTTGGTCTCGACGAACAGCTGGCGGAACAGCGGCGAGAGCTCGAAGTGGAGCTCGCGGGCGCGTTCGAGGTCGCCGTCGAGCGCGGCGTCGACGAGCGCGACGTTCCGCTCGGGTTCGACGTTGCCCGCGACGGAGATGACGCCGCGGCCGCCGAGCGAGCAGATCGGCAGCGTCAGCGCGTCGTCGCCGGCGAGCACCGCGAGGTCCTCCCCGCGGGTGTACTCGATCACTTCGGAGATCTGGCTGACGTCGCCGCTGGCGGCCTTATATGCTCGAACGTTCTCGTGGCTCGCGAGGTCGGCGACCGTCTCGGGCTCGACGTTCTGTCCCGTGCGACTCGGGACGTTGTAGACGATCTGCGGGAGGTCGACCTCGTCGGCGATCGTCCGGAAGTGCTCGTAGAGGCCGGCCTGCTCGGGCTTGTTGTAATAGGGTGAAATGAGAAGCAGTGCGTCAGCGCCCGCGTCGGCGGCGCGTCGCGAGAGGTTCAGCGCCTCGCGGGTCGAGTTCGAGCCCGAGCCGGCGACGACGGGGACGTCGTCGACGGCCGCGACGACCGTCTCGACGACCTCGATGTGTTCGTCGTGGGTCAGCGTCGCGCTCTCACCGGTCGATCCGGCGGGAACGAGGCCGGCGACGCCTGCGTCTTCGAGCCGCTGTGCGTCCGCGGCGAGCGTTTCGTGGTCGATTTCGCCATCTTGGTCGAACGGCGTGGTCATCGCGGGGAACACGCCGGTAAAGTCGATCTGTGTCATCGTTGTGGGGGTGTAGGGGTCTCTACCGTGTAGGGTGTATCGGTTGTCGGTTCGTCGATCGGCGGTTCGTCCGTGAACGCCGGATCGAATCTCGGTGCGCGCTCGGTCGGTGGGTCGCCAAGAACGGGGATGTCACTCCCGCTCAGAGCGTCGAAGGCGCGCGTTTTTTACCGCGGAAAAGAGGGCCACGCGTCGCTGCCTGACGGAGCGAAGCCGTCGAAGTCGACGTGGCGCAGGTCACACCGGAGAGTGGACGCTCCGGCATAATATACGTTTCGTCGTTCGTACGAGCCGCAGTCATCGCCGACAGGGTTCCGACCGACAGGACCGGACATTCATGTAGTAAGGCGTCCCCAAGGACAGTATGACCGAGATTCACCCGAGTCAGCGGGTGGCGATGCTCGCAGACGCACAGAACCTCTATCACACGGCACAGAGCCTCTACTCGCGGAACATCGACTACGCGTCGCTCTTAGAGAAGGGCGTCGCGGGCCGGGACCTCACGCGGGCCATCGCGTACGTCGTTCGCGCGGACTCACCGGACGAGGAGAGCTTCTTCGAGGCGCTCGTCGATATCGGCTTCGAGCCGAAGATCAAGGAGATCAAGACGTTCGGCGACGGCTCGAAGAAGGCCGACTGGGACGTCGGAATGAGCCTCGACGCCGTCACGCTCGCGAACCACGTCGACACGGTCGTCCTCTGCACCGGCGACGGCGACTTTTCCAGACTGTGCTCGCACCTCCGCCACGAGGGCGTCCGCGTCGAGGTGATGGCGTTCAAGGAGTCGACCGCCGAGGAGTTGATCGAGGCGGCCGACACGTTCCTCGACCTCTCGGAGCGTCAGGACACGTTCCTGTTGTGAGTCGCGTCGGGGGTGAGCGGCCCT
This DNA window, taken from Halobellus sp. LT62, encodes the following:
- the lysA gene encoding diaminopimelate decarboxylase; translated protein: MNAGEADGGPAVRRLDAWDEERLVALAGEYETPLYVVDLDRVAENCARLRSAFADADVKYAVKAHAGQSVLRTVREAGLDAECASAGEVERAFVAGFPGDRVQYTAVNPPAGDLDLVVERWREHPELTITVGAEDTVDRLHERGFDGRLCIRANPDVGAGHHEKVSTGANAKFGIPIERVADLATRWAEEFDLVGVHAHAGSGISGEDLSAHRELVRRMGDLAREVESRVGPLEFVDVGGGFGVPYEEDEPPLDLEAVAEATREALGEVGATLAVEPGRYVVADAGVLLTTINTVKQARDATVVGIDAGMTTLLRPAMYDAYHAISNLSGAEDAEPIDVTVAGPICESADVLCEHRPLSRPDRGDVLAVGNAGAYGYEMSSTYNSRPRPAEVALSGTTVRLARRRETLTDLTALEQ
- a CDS encoding 2,3,4,5-tetrahydropyridine-2,6-dicarboxylate N-succinyltransferase, coding for MSLESDVEDLWQRYQDDEVDAASAGSAARSTLDAFLEALETGDVRAAEQVGESGPDGWVVNEWVKRGILLNFGLRETLPREYGDVTYYDVLPLRSTTDLGGRGTRNTPDGTAIRRGAYLGSDCIMMSPSFVNIGAHVGDGTLVDSCDTVGSCAQLGEGVKLGANTLIGGVLEPVEDAPVIVEDGVSLGAGCRVTSGFHVGENTVVGENTLLSPRIPVYDLVEEEVIYGELPSDRRAFTRYVESSLGDHDLFESGAYKPAVVALDIEDDTLDKTRREEALRE
- the dapB gene encoding 4-hydroxy-tetrahydrodipicolinate reductase, which codes for MGSGLTVAITGASGRMGGELLTAAADNHDVGFVLAASRTPEAVPSGDAPNAPDAVVADDDLGAAFAEHDVDVLVDFTVPEASVEYLRAAADNGVAVVVGTTGYDEAGEAALDAVASEVPFLRASNFSRGVAALRRAVREAVAALPGYDIEVTETHHNGKRDAPSGTALTILDDIDEARGASESREDDAERVHGRVGEQPREGDEIGVHARRAGDVTGEHEVLLAGNDEVLELTHRAGSRGIFAAGALDAATWLAGRDAGRYDFDEVLDADGDDDDRDTDSR
- the dapA gene encoding 4-hydroxy-tetrahydrodipicolinate synthase, coding for MTQIDFTGVFPAMTTPFDQDGEIDHETLAADAQRLEDAGVAGLVPAGSTGESATLTHDEHIEVVETVVAAVDDVPVVAGSGSNSTREALNLSRRAADAGADALLLISPYYNKPEQAGLYEHFRTIADEVDLPQIVYNVPSRTGQNVEPETVADLASHENVRAYKAASGDVSQISEVIEYTRGEDLAVLAGDDALTLPICSLGGRGVISVAGNVEPERNVALVDAALDGDLERARELHFELSPLFRQLFVETNPIPVKAAMEIRGHNSGALRPPLTEIEPEHRAELEQVLTDLDEGRETEATEAV
- a CDS encoding NYN domain-containing protein; its protein translation is MTEIHPSQRVAMLADAQNLYHTAQSLYSRNIDYASLLEKGVAGRDLTRAIAYVVRADSPDEESFFEALVDIGFEPKIKEIKTFGDGSKKADWDVGMSLDAVTLANHVDTVVLCTGDGDFSRLCSHLRHEGVRVEVMAFKESTAEELIEAADTFLDLSERQDTFLL